Proteins found in one Pseudomonadales bacterium genomic segment:
- a CDS encoding TonB-dependent receptor plug domain-containing protein, which yields MNARISSLISSRITSRITSSCVCWLAVLSCQPLLADETELGQAAQTEAPVKAQPEQIEEVVVEAEQLSFQPASIDTSRLKAVAGAGNDILKAVEILPGVTLAGDGFGGEPVIRGSSPLDNQYYVNGVRVGYVFHNDGNSIFNPNVVANFDLYTGAWRSPFANAIGGVIDI from the coding sequence ATGAACGCCCGAATTAGCTCTCTAATTAGCTCTCGAATTACCTCACGAATTACCTCAAGCTGCGTATGTTGGCTTGCTGTGCTGAGCTGCCAGCCTTTACTAGCAGACGAGACCGAGCTGGGGCAAGCTGCGCAAACTGAAGCACCTGTAAAGGCGCAGCCAGAGCAAATTGAAGAAGTGGTGGTTGAGGCCGAGCAGCTATCGTTTCAGCCTGCCAGCATTGATACCTCGCGCTTGAAAGCGGTTGCAGGTGCCGGCAACGACATCTTAAAAGCGGTTGAGATATTACCCGGCGTGACCCTTGCTGGCGACGGATTTGGCGGTGAGCCAGTGATTCGCGGTTCCTCGCCGCTTGATAATCAATATTATGTTAACGGCGTGCGCGTTGGCTATGTATTTCATAACGACGGTAATTCAATTTTTAATCCTAATGTAGTCGCTAATTTTGATTTATACACCGGCGCTTGGCGCTCACCGTTTGCCAATGCGATTGGCGGCGTTATCGATATTCA